The region CGTAACGGTCAAGTTTGGTTACTCGGAGTGTGTGGAGGCACAATTCATGCGCAAGCTCATCGCCCTAGGCACCCTGGCGGTCGCCGCCATTGGGACTTCGGCTCACGCCGAGGCCGGTTGGATCTGTCAGTTGCAGTCCAAGGGCGGCCGCAATCCGGCCTATGCCGAATCCCTTCATAAGTACGCTGTGGTGGGCGACCGCCTTCAGCTCATCGAGGATGGCGTCGAGCAAGTCCGCACAGTGCAGACCAGCTACCGCATCGTCGAGAATGACGTGCGCGCCCTGACCGCCATCAACGCCACCGCCTCCATGAACGAAGCCCCCGTCGAAGGCATGCCCGCCGTCGCCATGCGCGGCACGCCCCTGGCCGAGGTGGTCACGCTGAACAAGCGCACCGGCGTCCTGACCCGCGCCGTCATCGTCGCCGACAACACCAATATCCAGGCGCAACGCGGGACCTGCCGGGCCTACTGAGCCCTTGGGGGCTCGACGGAAAGCGCGGCATGAGCCACTGATGACACCGGTTACTCGCGATCAACGCGAGAGCCAGCGTCAGTGGAGGAAGCCATGATCCAGACCCCCGATCGCCGCCAGATCCTGGCCCTGGGCGCTACCGCCGTGGTGGCGACACCCTCCTCCGTCCTCGCTCAGAACTCGTCAGATGCAGCGCTGAAGGGGCTGCTGGACGAGATGGCCGCATCTCCTGAAGCGTTGCGCAAGACGGCCGCCGAAAACATCGCGCGGCTCGACGCCTTTCCGCCGCAGGGCCTGTCGCTATCGGCGCGGCTCGACCGTCAGTCCGTTCTGGACCTACTCGGCGCCTGGGCCGCCACCGACCGGCTGTTCCCGGACGGCGCACCGAAGGCGGGTTCCGCGCGCGGCGTCCATTACACCCTAGCCGTCCGCGCCGCAGGCGGTCCCCGCATCGCCCCCCACGACGTCCAGCGGCTGACTGGCGACCTGATCGGGTCACTTAATGCCGAAGCCGACGCCCTGTTGAAGGCGCAGGGTCTTGGTGATGGTTCGGTGGCCCACCGCCTCCAGACCATGATGACCATGGAGGGGCAGCTTTACCCCGACAGCGACGCCGGCCGCGATCAGGTGGTCGCCGACATGAACGCCAGTCTCGCCAAGGTGCGCTTGCGCCTAGACAGGGCCTTCGATCGCCTCCCGCCCGCAAACCTGCGCGTGTCGCGGATGAGCCCCGCCGACGAAACCGCCGGACGTGCCGGCTATCGCGACGCTGCGCTCGGCGCCTATTTCGTCGATCTCAAGAACGTTCGCGCCCGACCGCGCTGGACCTTGCCGTCGGTCGCCTTCCACGAGGTCAGCCCCGGGCACCTGCTGCAGCTCGCCCAGCCGGCCAATCCCCATCCTCTGCGCGTCCGCGCGGCCGCGGGCTATTCCGAAGGCTGGGCGATCTATGGCGAGCAGTTGGCGGATGAGCTGGGCCTGTACAGCAACGACCCCCTGGGTCGCCTGGGCTACCTGCACTGGATGCTGTTCCGAACCGCGCGCATGGCGGCGGATTGCGGCATCCACAGCCAGGGCTGGAGTCGCGACCAAGCTTTGTCAGAAATGCGCCGCATCCAGGGGCCCGCCATCGCCTTCACGACCTTGGAGCGCGACGTGGACCAGATCGCCCGCAACCCCGGCCAGACGACCGCCCAGGCCCTCATGTGGCGCGAGATGGTCCGTCTGCGCCAAGCTCACAAACGCAGAAAGGCGGGAAGGTTCGAGCTTCCCGCCTTCCATCGCATGATCATCGGCCATGGACCGGCGACAGCGCCGGCCCTGGCGTCAGCCTTGTCCTAGTTCTTGGCGCGGTAGCGGTCGAACCAGGCCAGGATGGCGTTGGTTCTCGCCGCCGACTGCGACGGACGCACCGCGTAGCTGCCGTGGCCGGCGCCTGGCACCTTCACCAAGGTGGTCGGCACCTTCCGCAGTTGCAGGGCGGCGTAATACTGCTCCGCCTCGCTGACAGGGGTGCGCATGTCCTGCTCGCCCACGACCACCAGGGTCGGGGTGTTCACATTGCCGACCAGGGAAAGCGGCGAGCGCTTCCAGTAGCCCTCCGGATCCTCCCACGGCATCTTGCCGAACCAGTACTTTGACTGGGTCACCGCGCCGTCACTGGTCAGGATCTGGCTGGTCCAGTTGATCACCGGCTTCTGCACGGCCGCCGCCTTGAAGCGGTTCGTCTTGCCAATGATCCAGGCGGTGAGCACGCCGCCGCCCGAACCTCCGGTGACGAACAGGTTGTCGGGATCGACGAAGCCCTTGGCGATCGCCGCATCCACGGCGCTGATCAGGTCGTCATAGTCCTGGCTCGGATAGTTGTGGTGGATCAGGTTGGCGAACTCCTCGCCGTAGGAGGTCGATCCGCGCGGGTTGGTGTAGAGCACCACATAGCCGGCGGCGGCGTAGAGCTGCACATCGGTGGCGAACGCGGGGCCATAGGCCGCGAACGGGCCGCCGTGAATTTCCAGGATCAGCGGGTACTTCTTGGACGGATCGAAGTTCGGCGGCGTGGCGAGCCAGGCGCCGACCGGGCGCTGGTCGAAGGACGACTTCACGGCCAGCGGCTCGACCTTGGCCAGGGTTTTGCCGGCGAACAGGCTCTGGTTCAGGCGGGTGAACTGACGGACCTTGCCGCCCTGCACCACCGCGATGTCCGACGGCTGGTTGGCTGTACCGACGGTGACGGCGATGGCGCCGTTGTCGGCGACGCTGAACGCCCCGCCGCTGTAGGGACGATCCATGCCTTCGCCCGTTAATCCCGTGGCTACGGTCGAGAAGCGGCCATCCAGGGTGACGCGGCCGACCTTGGTCATGCCTTCGTCGTCATAGTCCACATAGATGCTCTTGCCGTCCGCCGACCACTGCGGCCCGCCGACGCTGCGATCGAGCGATCCGGTCAGCACGCGGCTGTTGGAGCCGTCGGCGTTCATCACGTAGAGCCGGCGATTGTGATAGCCCATCAGCTTGTCGTCATAGCCGGTATAGGCGATCAGCTTGCCGTCGGGCGATACGGTGGGCTCGTCGTCCGGCCCGTTGCGGTTAGTCAGGGCCGTCAGCGTCCCGTCGGCGGCCGACAGCTTGTAGACCTCCGAATTGCCATTTCGCCGCCAGTCGTCCCCCCGCCGCGCGCTGAGCAGGATCGAGCGGCTGTCCGGCGTCCAGGACAGCGGGCTGCGGTCGTCGAAATCGCCGAACGTAAGCTGACGCGGCGCGCCGCCGTCCGCCGAGACGGTGAATACATGGGTGAAGCCGGTGCGCAGGATGCCCTGGCCGTCGGCCTTGTAATTGATCTCTGTCGTGACCTTCAGCGGCTCCGCCCACTGGGCGCCTTCCGGCTTGGTCAGCGGCGCACCCAGGCGCGGGGCGTCCGACGGCACGAACATGGAGAAGGCTATGGTCTGGCCGTCCGGCGACCATGCGATCGAGCCGGGCGATTGCGGCAGGGACGCCACGCGCACGGACTCGCCGGTGGCGATCCAGCGGACGAAGATCTGAGGGCGGCCGTCCTCCGCCGAGGAGACGTAGGCCAGACGCTTGCCGTCCGGCGACCAGCGCGGGCTGCCGTGCGAACCGGCGCCGGCCACCAGCGGGCTGTGCGCGCCGGTGGCGGTGTCGATGGTCCAGATCGCGCGCTTGGCGCGGTCGGTCATGATGTCGTAGCTGTTGCGGACATAGACGACGGTCTTGCCGTCGGCGCTGATCTGCGGGTCGCCCGCATATTCCAGGCCGAAGATGTCGGACGGCTGGAAGATTCTCGACGGCGCCTCAGCCGGCGCGGCCGCGGCAGGTGAAACGGTGGCCAACAGCAGCAAGGCCGCAAGCGATGCACGACGCATTTTTAGCGTACTCCCCAAGGAACAGGGTGCGGACACTAGATCGTATACGGAACTTGTGGAGTCGGTTTGCGACAGACCGGCGAATAAAACCCCGCTTCGCGACCTACGCGGGCGAAACGCGGTCTGACAGCGTGATGATCATGACCCGCTCCAGCCCCTGCGGCCGATAGTCGGCGAAGGTCTCCCCTCCGAACTCCCTCAGGATGCTGGACTCGATCAGGCGTGAGCCGAAACCTGTTCCGGTCGGCTTAGCCACTTGGGGGCCGCCCTTTTCCCGCCAGACGATCTTCAGCCTGTCGCCCTCCACGGACCACCGCACATCCACCACCCCGTCCAGGGTGCTCAGCGCGCCGTACTTCGAAGCGTTCGTCGCCAGTTCGTGGAACACCATGCTGAGCGTCACGGCGGCGTTGGGGGCCAGATGAATCTTCGGTCCGTCCGCCCGGGCGCGCGCGCCGTAGGGCTCAAGCGTCTGGGTCACCACCCCATCCAGCTCGGCGTTCTCCCACGCCCGCCGGGTCAGCAGGTCATGCGCTCGCGACAGGGCCGCCAGGCGGTCGGCGAAGGCTTCGAACCCCGGCCGATCGTGGCCGCGACCCAGGCTTTGCCAAGCCAGGGACTGCACCGTCGCCAGGGTGTTCTTCACCCGATGGTTCAGTTCGTTGATCATAACCTGCTGGCGCGCATCGGCGGCCTCGCGTTCGCTTTCGCGATCCGCCAGGGCGATCGACGCCTCGCGAAGGGCGTCCCGCACCTCGGCCGTCTCGAAAAGGTCGCGCGGGCGGTTCTGCACGACCCCGCCTCGTCCGATGGCGGCGGCATCGCCCATCAGGCTGACCACCTCGCGCGAAATACGGCGCGACACCAGGACCGCCGCCACGATCCCGACCGCCAGCAGGGTCAGGAACGCCATCGAGAGCAGGGTCAGAGATCGGATGATCGCGCCGTTCAGGTCCGACCGCGGCACCCCGACGATGAAGGCCCAGCCATAGGTCGGCGATCGGGCGAAGCTGGACAGGGTCGGCGTGCCGTCCAGGGTCTTGCTGTAGATCACGCCCTGCTCGGCCTTGCTCATGGCCGCCTGCATGTCGCGGCTGGCCTGACGGCCGAGATACTTTTCCGCATCTTTCGAACGGGCGACCACGGCGGATCGACGATCGACGATCGTCCCCGTCCAGGTGGCGGGCAGCTTCTGGGCGTTGAAAATCGACTGGAAGGCGCTGGGCTCCTGGATGAAACCCAGAGCGTAGAGCTTGCCGTCCACGCGCACCGGCATGCCGATGACGATGATCGGACGGTTAGCGAAGGGGCCCGTATAAAGGTTGGACACCACCGTCCGGCCCGCCTGCAGGATCGGCAGTCCTTGTTGCGGAATGCCGATCATGGGCAGCGGCGCGCCTGGCGGAGCGGCCGTATTGAGTAGTTGCCGTTGCTCGTCCAACAGGATGATCCAGCCGCCTCGCTGCGCCACGGCGGCCCTCGCTTGTCGCTCGAACGTCGCGAAGTCGCCCTCGGCCAGTGCGGGGGATACGGCCAGAGCCTGCAGCGTCGCGGTGCCCTGTGCGATCTGGCGATCGGTGGCGACAGCCAGGGCGCGGGTCATGTTCACCAGCTGCTCTTCGAAGCGACGGCGGCTGTTGTTGTACTCCGTCTGGACCAACAGCCCCATGAAGACGAGCGCAGGCGCGATCAGGCTGATCGTCATCAGCAGGAGACGTCGACGCACTGTCGGCGCCGGCTTGACCTTCTGTTCCGCCACGTCCGACTTCAAAGCTCCCGTCCGACAAGTCGAGCGTCCAGACACACACGCCCAACTTGTGTGGTCAAGGCGGATCAGGCCTTGGCCTGGTCCTGAACCTGGGCGGTGACAAGGGCGGTCATGTTGACCACGCCCCGCGCCGTGACGCTTGGGACCAGGGCATGCAGGGGCTTCGACAGACCCAGCATCAGCGGCCCCACGATCTGGCTTTCCGTCGCCGCGCTCAGCAGGGTCAGGGCGATGTTGGCCGCATCTAGGCTGGGCATGATCAGCAGGTTGGCCGAGCCGCTCAGCGGACTGCTGGTTACGAACCGGCCACGCAGCGCCTCGCTCAGAGCCGCGTCGGCGTGCATCTCGCCATCGACCTCCAGATCCGGGGCCCGCTCGCGGATCAGGCCCAGGGCCTGGCGCATCTTGCGGGCGGTGGGCGAATTGGAGGCCCCGAAGCTGGAATGCGACAGCAGGGCCGCCTTGGGCGTCAGGCCAAACCGGCGCACGGCTTCGGCCGACAGCAGAGTCGACTCGGCGATCTGCTCCGCCGTTGGATCGACGTTCACATGGGTGTCGGTCAGGAACAGCGTGCCGCTGTTGAGGATGATCGCCGACAACGCGGAGACCCGATCCACGCCCTCACGTGCTGGCACGATGGGCAAGGCGTAGGTGACGTGCTTCCACCAGTCGCCCGCGCCGCCCACCAGGGCCGCGTCCACCAGCCCGGCCTTCAGCAACATCGCCGCCGCCACGGTCGGTCGTGTGGCCACGCGGCGCGCGGCGGCCAGAGGCGGCACGCCCTTGCGCGCGATCAGTTCCTGATAGTCCGCCACCAGCGGATCGAACACGTCGCTGTCCGCGCTGGGATCCATGACCTCGATATCGACGCCGATACGGAACCGCAGTCCCAGCGTCTTGGCTGTCGCCTCGATCACCGCGCGACGACCGATCAGCACCGGCTTGGCCAAGCCTTCGTCCACCACGGTCTGAACGGCGCGCAGAACACGTTCGTCCTCGCCCTCGGCATAGGCGACGCGGGCCGGCGACTTGCGGGCGCGCTCGAACACCGGGCGCATCAGCTGGCCGGAGCGATAGACGAACTGCTCCAGCTCATTGCGATAGGCATCGAAATCCTTGATCGCGCGGGTGGCCACGCCGCTGTCCATGGCGGCGCGCGCCACGGCGGGCGCGACTTCCAGGATCAGGCGCGGATCGAAGGGCTTGGGGATGATGTAATCGGGGCCGAACACCGGGGCCGAGCCATAGGCGCCGGCCACCACTTCGCTGGCCTCCACGCGAGCGAGCGAGGCGATCGCTTCGACCGCCGCGGCCTTCATCGCCTCGTTGATCTCGGTGGCGCCCACATCCAGCGCGCCCCGGAAGATAAAGGGGAAGCACAGGACGTTGTTGACCTGGTTGGGATAGTCTGACCGTCCCGTGGCCATGATCGCGTCCGGCCGCGCGGCGTTGACTAGCTCGGGCAGGATTTCGGGATCCGGATTGGCCATGGCCAGGATCAGCGGCTTGTCGGCCAGCAGCGGCAGCCATTCCGGCTTGAACACCCGAGGCGCCGAGAGGCCCAGGAACACGTCCGCGCCGGTGATGACCTCGCCCAGGGTGCGGGCGTCGGTCTTGCGGGCGTAACGCGCCATGTTCGGCGGCATGTTGGCCTGGCGGCCCTCATAGACCACGCCGTCAATGTCGGTCAGCGTGACGTTCTCAGCCGGCAGACCCATGGCCACCAGCAGGTCCACGCAGGCCAGGGCCGCCGCGCCGGCGCCCGAGGTCACCAGCTTGATCGACTTCAGATCCTTGCCCTGCAGGACCAAGGCGTTGCGCACCGCGGCCGCGCAGACGATGGCCGTACCGTGCTGGTCGTCGTGGAAGACCGGGATTTTCATCCGCTCGCGCAGGCGGCGCTCGATTTCGAAGCACTCCGGCGCCTTGATGTCTTCCAGATTGATGCCGCCGAAGGTCGGCTCCAAGGCCGCCACCACCTCGACGAACAGATCCGGGTCGAGGGCGTCCACCTCCAGGTCGAATACGTCGATCCCGGCGAACTTCTGGAAGAGGACGGCCTTGCCCTCCATCACCGGCTTGCCGGCCAGGGGGCCGATGTTGCCTAGGCCCAGCACCGCCGTGCCGTTGGAGATCACCGCGACCAGATTGCCGCGCGCCGTGTAGTCGCGCGCGCTGTCCGGATCGGCCACGATCGCCTCGCATGCGGCGGCCACGCCGGGCGAGTAGGCCAGGGCCAGATCATGCTGGGTGGCCATGCGCTTGGTCGGCTCGACCCTCAGCTTCCCCGGCCGGGGAAGGCGGTGATAGTCGAGTGCGGCCTTGCGGAAATCGTCTTTCATCGTCGCCCTGTCTGACTGCGCCGGCTTCTTGTTCGTCGGTCTGCGCCGACTGTAGCGGTTCCATCGCCGCCCGGCGCCGTTGGGGCAACCCCTCTTGTGCGACTGAACGCCGAAAACCCGGCATTGCCATCCGATACTTATTGCTATCCCATGCCCTCATGCGTGCCGCCTCGACGCTGCACGACGCCATAAAAGCCGTGGGAGGCAGGGTCATGAGGAAGCTTTTTGTGGCGGTCAGCCTGTGGGCGATCGCCGGCGCCGCCAATGCGGCGGTCATCACGGTCACGCCGGACGGCGACGCCCAGGAGAAGGTCCAGACCGCTCTGCTCGACGCCAAACCGGGCGACGTGGTCGAACTGGCGGCCGGCAAGTTCGTCTTCACCGACGGCCTGTCGCTGGACATCGACAACGTGACCGTCCGCGGCGCCGGTCCGGACAAGACGATCCTGTCCTTCGCCGGTCAGAAGGGGGCGGGCGAAGGCCTGCTGATCACCTCCGACAAGGTCACGGTCCGCGACCTCGCTGTCGAGGACAGCAAGGGTGATGGCCTGAAGGCCAAAGGCGTCGACCAGATCAGCTTCCTGAACGTCCGCGTCGAATGGTCGGGAGGCCCTAAGGAAAGCAACGGCGCCTACGGCGTCTATCCGGTCAGCTCCACCAACGTCCTGATCGACCGGGCCGTGGTGCGCGGCGCGTCTGACGCCGGCATCTATGTGGGCCAGTCCAAGAACATCATCGTCAAGAACAGCACCGCGGAATTCAACGTCGCGGGGATCGAGATCGAGAACTGCTATGGCGCCGACGTGTTCGACAACGTCGCCACCCGCAACGCCGGCGGCATCCTGGTCTTCGACATGCCCAGCCTGCCGCAGAAGAACGGCCATTCGGTCCGCGTCTTCCGCAACAAGGTGGTCAAGAACGACGTCGCCAACTTCGCGCCGAAGGGGAACATCGTCGCCTCTGTCCCCACCGGAACGGGCGTGATGGTGATGGCGAACCGCAATGTGCATGTCTATGGCAACGAGATCGACGACAACCAGACCGCCGCGGTCATGCTGGTCGCGTTCCAGAAGGAGTACGACGACGCCGATTATAATCCCCTGCCCCGCGAGGTGGTGGTGCGGGATAACAAGATCGGCAAGAACGGTTTCGCCCCGCAGTTTCCCGGCGGCGCCGAATTGGCCCAGGCGGTCGGCGGTGTGATCCCGCCGATCCTGTGGGACGGCGTGACGACCTATTCCAAGGGCGCGGAGAAGGTCTCCATTCCAGCCAACATGCGCCTGACCGACGGGCCGGTGCTGAACCTGCATCTGGCGGGTCCGGCCGCCATGGACACCGCCAAGCCTGGCGTCGATGCGACAGTCGAAGCAGGCGCCGCCATCGCCGAACCCCCGGCCGTGGTCCTTCCGGCGGAACAGGCCAAGCTCGCCCCGTGAGCCGCCTGCGCGTCATCGTCATCGCCGCCGTCGGCCTGCTGGCCCTGACAGCGGCGAGCCCGCCCGCCCCGGTAGCCGCCGACCTGCTGCTGGCCGAGGCGCCAGCCCAGACCCTTGATGCGTATGGACTTTTCACCGACGCGGCCGCGCGTCGTCCGGCGGCGGGGGTGACGCCCTATGACCTGAACACCCCGCTGTTCAGCGACTATGCCGAGAAGTTTCGATACGTCTTCGTGCCGGCGGGGCGGAAGGTTCGCTATGCGGCGGAGGGAGCGCTGGAGTTCCCGGTCGGGACGGCCCTGATCAAGACCTTCGCCTACCCCGCCGATTTCCGCCGACCCAAGGAGGACATCCGCTTCGTCGAGACGCGCCTGCTGATCCGCAAGGCCAACGGCTGGGTCGCTCAAACCTATGTCTGGAACGCCGAGCAGACCAAGGCCGTGCTCAAGCGCGCGGGCGCCCGCATGGATGTGTCCTTCATCGACGCCCATGGCGCCGCGCAGACCATCGACTACGCTGTCCCCAACACCAACCAGTGCAAGGAATGTCATTCGACGGATAACGAGATCGCGCCGATCGGTCCGAAGGCTCGAAATCTCAACGGAGAATTCGACTACGGCGCCGCCGGTGATTTCGGCGACGCCGGCGACAAGAGCAACCAGCTAGCCCAATGGACGAAAATCGGCCTGCTGGAAGGCGCTCCTCCGCCCGCATCCATCCCCGCCACCCCTCGCTGGGATGATCCCAAGGCTCCGCTGGAAGGCCGCGCCCGCGCCTATCTCGACGCCAACTGCGCCCACTGCCACAACCCGCGCGGCATGGCCTCCAACAGCGGCCTGTTCCTGAACCTGGAAGAGCGACGCGCCAACCATCTAGGGATCGGCAAGAACCCTGTCGCGGCCGGTCGCGGCGCCGGCGGGCTGTCGGTGTCGATCAGGCCCGGCGACCCGGACGCCTCGATCCTTGCCTATCGCATGGCGTCGCGTGAACCCGGCGTGATGATGCCGGAACTGGGCCGCAGCGTGGTCCACCAGGAGGGCCTGGATCTGGTGCGGGCTTATATCGCGTCAATGAAGTGAGAGTGCGCGCTTCGAGACGCGCTATCGCGCTCCTCAGCATGACGAAGGTGGGTTGATCCCTGAATCCGTCATCCTGAGGAGGCCGAAGGCCGTCTCGAAGGACGCAGGGCCTAGTCCTCGAACACCTTGCGCAGCCACCGCGCGGCCTCGGCCAGGGCGGCTTCGGGCGGGATGCGGTCTTCCTCGGCCATCATCTCTTCCAGGCTGAAGCCGAACTCCACCGACAGTCTGACCCGCCGCCAGATCACGTCACGCGGCAGGTGCGGCATCAGGGTCGCATAGACGTCCGTCATCCGGTCGCTGACCAGCCGGTGAGAATCCAGCCGCACGTGCGCCAGCTGCGGCACCGCCCGCAGCGCGCGCAGGGTCCAGATCGCGCCGGGCTCGGTGGCGGTGACCTCGGCGTTGGCCAGGATCAACTCCTCGACATTGGCCGACAGGGCTTCCCAGCCGTTGGGCGAATGACGGTCCAGCCAGCTGAACAGCACCTCGTTCTGGCGCGCCATCAGCCGCGCGCCCAGCGCCTCCAACACCCCGTACTTGTCCTTGAAGTAGCGGTAGAGGGCCGGCGGCGTCATGCCCGCCCGCGCGCAGATCATGTTGGTCGAGATGCGCTCGATGCCCACCTCGCCCAGCAGTTCGCCAGCCACATCCAGTAGACGCTCATAGGTCTGGCGCGCGCGCTCCTGCTGGGGAAGCTGCCGCAGGCTGTTTGACGGCTCGGCCACGCCACCTACTTCCGGGCGGCGGCGGACTGGGCGCGGATCGGCTTGAATTCCGAGCCTTCGTTCCAGTCGGGCCAGCGGTTGGAGTTGGCGACGTCCTTGCCCATCTCGAACAGCAGCTGGACGTCCTGGGCGGCGCCCCGGAAGTCCATGCTCGGGCTCCAGGCGTCGCAGGTCTGGTGATAGCACTTGGCCGTATAGTCGGCGACCCATGCGTCGCCCGCGGCGCGGCCGCCCTCGACCAGGTCGTGCCCGCCGCCCAGGCCCATCAGCAACAGAACCGGCACGCCGCGACGGGCCAGCGAGAAGTGGTCGGCGCGGTAGAACAACGCCCGCTCCGGCTTGGCGTCGGGCGTCACCACGCGGTCCTGCTTCGCCGCCGCCTTGGCGAGATCGGCCTCCAGCTCGTTCTGGCCATAGCCGATCAGCACCACGTCCTTGGCCAGGCCGGCGGTCTGCAGCACGTCCATGGTGTAGTTGGCCGCCGTGGTCTCCAGCGGCAGGGTCGGGTGTTCGCCGTAGTATTCACTGCCAAGCAGGCCGCGCTCCTCGGCGGTCCAGGCGGCGAACATCACCGAGCGATCTGGCGTGGGGCCCGCCTTGAACAGACGAGCGATCTCGATCATCCCGGCCAGGCCGATGGCGTCATCCAGGGCGCCCGGGCGGATGGTCTTGCCGTCGGCCGAAGCCGGACCGATCCCGTAGGCGTCCCAGTGGCCGGCGTACATGATCGACTCATTGGGCCGCTTGGCGCCGGTGATCTTGCCCAGCACGTTCTGGCTATCGACCTGCTCGTGCTTGAGGGCGTAGTCGGCCGAGAAGCTGGCGTCCTTCAGTTCGACGGGTCGGAAATCCTTGCGGCGCGCGGCGACCTTCAGCGCCTCCAGGTCCTGGCCCGAACGCTTCAGCAGATCGGCGCCCGTCTCGCGGCTCAGCCAAGCCTGGACCAGCACCTTGTCCTTAGCCGGGTCGGTGCGGACGACGTCGAAGCCTTCGCCATTGCTGGCCGCCGCCGTGGTCCAGCCATAACCGGCGCCCGGCGTCTCATGAATGATGATCGAGGCGATGGCCCCGCGACGGGCGGCCTCCTCGTGCTTGTAGGTCCAGCGGGCGTAGTAGGTGGCCGCCTGGCCGCCGAACTTGCCGACCGGGTCCTCGCCAGCCTTGGCCTCGAAGTCCGGGTCGTTGATCAGGAAGACCGCGACCTTCCCCTTCAGGTCGACGCCTTTATAGTCGTCCCAGCCGCGCTCGGGGGCCGAGACGCCATAGCCGACAAAGACCAGCGACGCCTTGGCGATGGCCACCTTGTCGACGGGACGCAGGGACAGGACGCTGATCTCCTCGCCCTGGCGCAGCGGCACGGCCTGCCCGCCGACGGAGAAAGACATGGCCGCGTCCTTGGGGGCGAAGGTGTGCAGCAGCGCCACGCGCTGGGTCCAGCCGCCGTTCTCGCCCGCCGGCTCCATGCCCGCGGCTTTGAACTGGGCGATCAGGTAATCGATGGTCGGCTTCTCGCCCGGCCCGCCCGGCGCCCGACCCATGAAAGGATCGGACGACAAGGCCTTGGTGATTTCCGACAGCCGCGCCGGGTCCACCGTCTGCGCCGACGCGCCTCCGGAAACGGCGATGGCGGCGGCGAACGCAAGGGCGGAAAGACGCATATGAAGACTCCGTGACTCGCCGCGACCCTAGGCCCGGCGCGACGGCATGGCTAGCGACGGGCGCGAGGCCCGTCACCGCAGTGCCTTAGTTGTTAGCCGCGGCCAGCAGGATGGCCAGGCCGACGCTCATGCCCTTGAGGCTGGCGGTCTTCTCCACGTCGATCCACTCGTCCAGGGCGTGGGCCCGGCCGGCGGTTCCGCCCTAACCGATGGTGATCCCCGGAATGCCCAGGCTCATGGGCATGTTGGCGTCGGTGGATGAGAACTGCAGCTCCGGCGTCATGCCGTGGGCGCGGATGGCGTCCTGGGCGTTCTTGACCAGGGCGGTGTCGGGGCTGGTCGAACCGCCGGGACGGTCGCCGATCGGCTTGATGTCGGCGCTGATCTTGCCCTGGCGGGTGGAGCGGGCGGCGTTCTCGCCCTCGACCGCGGCCGGAATGATCTTCAGGAACTGATCGTGCAGCTTGGCGAGCTCCTCGGGGCTTTCCGAGCGCATGTCGAACTCCATCCAGACACTGTTGGGGATGGAGTTCACCGAGGTGCCGCCGCCGGTGACGCTGGCCGAATAGGTGACGCGCGGCTTGGCCGGCAGCTGAATCTTGTAGAGA is a window of Caulobacter sp. NIBR2454 DNA encoding:
- a CDS encoding SO2930 family diheme c-type cytochrome, with protein sequence MSRLRVIVIAAVGLLALTAASPPAPVAADLLLAEAPAQTLDAYGLFTDAAARRPAAGVTPYDLNTPLFSDYAEKFRYVFVPAGRKVRYAAEGALEFPVGTALIKTFAYPADFRRPKEDIRFVETRLLIRKANGWVAQTYVWNAEQTKAVLKRAGARMDVSFIDAHGAAQTIDYAVPNTNQCKECHSTDNEIAPIGPKARNLNGEFDYGAAGDFGDAGDKSNQLAQWTKIGLLEGAPPPASIPATPRWDDPKAPLEGRARAYLDANCAHCHNPRGMASNSGLFLNLEERRANHLGIGKNPVAAGRGAGGLSVSIRPGDPDASILAYRMASREPGVMMPELGRSVVHQEGLDLVRAYIASMK
- a CDS encoding M28 family peptidase, whose product is MRLSALAFAAAIAVSGGASAQTVDPARLSEITKALSSDPFMGRAPGGPGEKPTIDYLIAQFKAAGMEPAGENGGWTQRVALLHTFAPKDAAMSFSVGGQAVPLRQGEEISVLSLRPVDKVAIAKASLVFVGYGVSAPERGWDDYKGVDLKGKVAVFLINDPDFEAKAGEDPVGKFGGQAATYYARWTYKHEEAARRGAIASIIIHETPGAGYGWTTAAASNGEGFDVVRTDPAKDKVLVQAWLSRETGADLLKRSGQDLEALKVAARRKDFRPVELKDASFSADYALKHEQVDSQNVLGKITGAKRPNESIMYAGHWDAYGIGPASADGKTIRPGALDDAIGLAGMIEIARLFKAGPTPDRSVMFAAWTAEERGLLGSEYYGEHPTLPLETTAANYTMDVLQTAGLAKDVVLIGYGQNELEADLAKAAAKQDRVVTPDAKPERALFYRADHFSLARRGVPVLLLMGLGGGHDLVEGGRAAGDAWVADYTAKCYHQTCDAWSPSMDFRGAAQDVQLLFEMGKDVANSNRWPDWNEGSEFKPIRAQSAAARK
- a CDS encoding parallel beta-helix domain-containing protein, which translates into the protein MRKLFVAVSLWAIAGAANAAVITVTPDGDAQEKVQTALLDAKPGDVVELAAGKFVFTDGLSLDIDNVTVRGAGPDKTILSFAGQKGAGEGLLITSDKVTVRDLAVEDSKGDGLKAKGVDQISFLNVRVEWSGGPKESNGAYGVYPVSSTNVLIDRAVVRGASDAGIYVGQSKNIIVKNSTAEFNVAGIEIENCYGADVFDNVATRNAGGILVFDMPSLPQKNGHSVRVFRNKVVKNDVANFAPKGNIVASVPTGTGVMVMANRNVHVYGNEIDDNQTAAVMLVAFQKEYDDADYNPLPREVVVRDNKIGKNGFAPQFPGGAELAQAVGGVIPPILWDGVTTYSKGAEKVSIPANMRLTDGPVLNLHLAGPAAMDTAKPGVDATVEAGAAIAEPPAVVLPAEQAKLAP
- a CDS encoding TetR/AcrR family transcriptional regulator codes for the protein MAEPSNSLRQLPQQERARQTYERLLDVAGELLGEVGIERISTNMICARAGMTPPALYRYFKDKYGVLEALGARLMARQNEVLFSWLDRHSPNGWEALSANVEELILANAEVTATEPGAIWTLRALRAVPQLAHVRLDSHRLVSDRMTDVYATLMPHLPRDVIWRRVRLSVEFGFSLEEMMAEEDRIPPEAALAEAARWLRKVFED